The Seriola aureovittata isolate HTS-2021-v1 ecotype China chromosome 16, ASM2101889v1, whole genome shotgun sequence genomic interval ACTTCACGTCACTTTATATTCCAGTCCACATGGCACTTGAAGTACAAACctaaaaacaaagaaggaagCTGTTGGACTGTATTCACCATGAAATACTTATTGAATAGGCTGTTTGGTACACaataaaaatcagtttataAAGCGTTTGTAGGTTGTAactaatggctttattaatggATTATAAACTATAATGAATCATATATGAGCCAATCATAAGAACAACCAtggggttgccaggttgtgaaaaatccctTTGGCTGATATGTATCTTTCTCCAGACTTAATATGTTTTCAAATCTTTATTCTATCACAGAATACCAAAACTACTCCTGAACAACTTAATAATGTTTACAACTGCAAATTAGATGGACTATTGCAAAACCCTAAACTTGCAAAATCAGTCTCTTTTTAACAATTTAACTCCAGGTGTGTCTATGTGCATATGCACATAGGCCTACATTCATTACTTTCACATTGCTCACTtgatttttgtcttgttttaaacataaaaatgattgtTATTATGTGTTACGGTTCTGGCAGtagacaaacaaaatgtgacagtCCGTGCAGAAATACATACAGAGGCATATTTTTCATCCTAAATTATTTTTCCCCATCAATATTTCTAACTGTAACTTCTGACCCTTTACCAGCATTTATAACTGCATTATTGTCAAGATGGATAAACATCTTTTCACAACATGCCAACCTAAACTTTTCTTGATAAAGTCTtttattaacaattaatcaCTCCATTTTTGAAAGAGTGTGTAAAGAGAGTGgtactgattttttttgtgtgttgtcttttatgtccttgtgattattttttttaattctaagAAATCAGCAAAGATCTTATAAAGACAAATTTatagaatataaaaaaacattcagaaaatatgaataatatttaCTGGTTTAGTGCATAtttacatgatgatgatgatgatgatgatggtggtggtgatagTGATGATGCTGACAGAGGCTGGACTTGATTTCCCTCACAGCCTATCAGCAGATGCACTTTCACCCCTCCAACTCCAActccacctcccccacccctctccattctctctctctctctctctctctctctctctctccggaTGACGCAGATAGCTccggtgtgtgtgttcatgctgctcagctgctgtctgtggagAGCAGCATCAACGACCACCAGCTCctccaccaacaccaacaccaacagcagcagcagcagcagcagcagcagatgatggaGACGGAAACATGGATAGAGCCGCAGTAGGGATCCGGGGAggatgctgcagctgttgtgaGACAGGCCGAGCCGTGTTCAGCTGCAGCTACACCTGCCGTGGATGATTTTCCCGATGGGTTGTGGAGGGAGTCGGGCGGACGCGATCATCGAGCCGAGGTATCATGAAAGCTGGACCAGGGAGACGGAATCGACGTGGCTTACCAATACGGACGTAGAGACCCCCCTCTCAGTAGCAAACAGTAAGAGCCTCCGTCGTCCTTCATTGCACGTACCACAGGCCAGATAACACTCAATCTCTGTTGGTCTCAAATATGATCAAACATTACACTAAATGAACCATTCAAAACACAGCCAGTTGTCACCTCCTGACATGGCAGTTTTGTTTCCCCTCTATTGTTTTCTTATTGCTGAATGAAGCCAGGACAAGAATGTGCTTGTGTTTCAAGTGATAACCTACTGGAAGTCCTTAACTGTTGTCCAAAGGTAAAGCCCTGGAGGCCAGTCTGCGAGAGAAGAGGATGGTGAACACAGGCACCCAGTGTGGGAAGCAggccctcaccaccaccacctccatctccacctccaccacctccaccaccaccaccggcTCAAACCATCAGAGGAGACCCAGACGCTCCTTAAGTGATGTAGGTAGCACTGGCAGTAGGTGCTGGCATGTCTGGCTGCTTATAAAAACGAACAGCAGCACCCTCTGACCGAGCAGCATGACATAATGTAGCCGTGATGCCAGGTTGCTCTGCAGAATCAGAATCAACTTTAATCTGACTCCAGCTGTCAGAAGCTTTCAATATATTTACTCAGAATGTATTCAAGGCATGAAGACGTTTCCCTATCTGGAATAGATTTGTAGAGATGTAAAGAGTTTgcccctttttttgttttttaaattacaggCCAAATTTACAAGACgacacaaatacagacatacacagagAAAGGAAAGCAAACATATTCTATACAGACTAGAGCTGGACATCAACCCTGCAGTATCTATAGATAATCACTGCATACTGCAGTAAATGTAGGGTTGGGGTAGAAGTAGTGCAGGAGTGCACAGTAGTGCAAAGATCGCTGGAATAACTGCTGTGTGGAAGGATAATAAGGAATTCAATATACAGAGGTGTAAACCTGAAATGATTGtttgatgaattgattagttgattaatagAAAATTCACTTTTTGATACTTCTTTCCCCAAAAAATCATCTGATTTCAacttgtgaggatttgctgcttttcttcgcCATAGACAGTTATATAGTTAACTATATCTTTGAGCTTTGGACTAAAACAAGGAATTTAAAGAGGTGCTACCTGAATTATAGTTATTGTTTTCCACTTCTGTCTGACGCTATAGACAAAGTGATTTATAGTGAAATTAAGCACAatcagtgaaaataatcattagcctACAAAGGTGGTTTAGACTATCCATATATTATCTATCAATACTACTATCAACTACTAAAAATATTCTTGATTCTTGTCAGCATGTCCTATCATACCATTTGCTTCCAACCATCTGTTTCTCTAATCTTTTATCTTTAGAGATAATTGCACTAAAGAAACTGAGTGTTATCTCCTCCCAGAACGCAAACTTATGGGTTTTAACACTTATGTAGAGGTGTTAGAAAGACTCAGACAGATAACGCTGTCTAAGCATGTCTTAGATTCAGTTTGGGGTCTGTTATTGAGGATTGAGTTATGAATTTTTCTCGTCCTTTACAAAACTCATTTAACAATTCAAAACGATCTGAAAAATTGATTCCTCTGACCCAACAAATTACGTTTTCAGCATCTCAGAAACAAAGACTGttgtgctttatttatttaaccttCCACTTAAGGGCAGTGCTCCAGCAACTCAGTTCTCAGTTGGTCGTCTTCGCCCACTCGCTCTCTGTCCAATGTGGTGACATTTAAATGACGTGACCTTCAAATTCTTACATCTTTCCACAGCAAACCACCCGTGACTCCAAAAGGAGGGCATCAAAGGAGGCCAACGCTTTGTCTAAGGATGGGCAGTCTGTCAATATCAATGGTAGTGGAGACGCTGAACctggaaatgtgtgtgatgaaagATGAAGACAGGCTGAGACTCTGTGAAGAGGAAGATGGCCGCAGCTCTGAGCAGTTTATCAGAGGATGGGATGGTGATTTGCAGAAGTGTGGGGATGATGTTTTCCAGTGACTTTGCAAGATTTACAACATAAGCTCCTGCATTTGTCTCCACCCAAAGATCTCGGGATGCTGCATCTTTGTTGTTGCCATTGCAAATGCATGTgtgaagcagagagtgggtcACAAACAGTGTTCACACCCTCCACCATGCTTTTCTCCCATGCTTATGGCGCCGGTCAGGGAATGTGCCACTGTGTTAAAGCCAGTTTTAAGAAACAGAGTCCCATATGCACATGATAATCACAATCTGCACATCAAATGTTTTGCGTGTGGGGCCTTCCTAAAGAATTAGCTTCAGTTCTTTGTGCAAGTGTATTCCTTTTGTTGTGAATGACAGACAATAGTGTGGGAACCAATGATGATGCTGTTTAACCTCAGTCAGTGCTGTAAATGATTTTCATTTAGAAGAACCTGAAGTGCTGTTTAGAAGCTGTGATTTGGAGGTTTGAAGCTTGAAGGCTGCAGACTTATCTTTTCCAGCGTtcaaaagataaagaaacaaacacacccgCATGTGCCTACAACTTATTTAGATTTGAACTGctcctgtgtttatttatttatttatttaaactttgtTCAGTATTGTCTTTTCCAGTTCTCTTGCATCTTCCTTTATGTTGTATGATTttacaatttattatttatcacagcttattgtgaaaatgtgtcatttgtttGGCTGACGCTGATCTGCATGTATAAATCAATCACAAATTGATTCAGCATTGGTGACAAGTCTCTGCCCAAACATAGTCAAAATCAAGCTGATTGAAATTCAACATTTTATCCATACAATACACATGGAAATGGATCATAAGGATAATGAGATTTACAGCCAGCAGATGGCGCTGATGATCAGCTGGGGTTTAACTAATTGAAACCCCCTGGTGAATTGCTATTGACAATAACAACTACTTTTAAGAAAGCTATTGATTTAATAGAGGATGTTGAGTTCAGCTCTGCTGGAGAGTAATTGAAAGTCAACCATGTTGGTCATGTCTTGTCAGTAAATTCAGAGTCTGGTTTAATATTTGATGCTTATGATAACAACCGAGATGATAATGatactgtgtgttcatgcaggCCGACTTTGCTTtgtgatggaaaagaaaatttaaaGTCTCACACACAGAATCGgccacattttttctttgtattaaaATTGTTGTCAGCTTCTTTAGTTGTGAAACCCACAAAAAGTGATATGTGCAATCATTTCTCATTAGCTATGGGCAAAGGCCACAGCAGAGTTAAATAGACTAAATCAATAGACCAATATCTTGCATTTCTATATATCTTAAGACCTAATACATTTAGATATACAGTTATCTGATTTTCCCTTACCAAGCCCACAATCACATGAGTTAATTGcagtcattttatttgtttgcttatAATCATCATCTATCAGCAAGAAAAGCAAAACCAGTGAAGTttgtatctatttatttatttattgatgtaaTGTAGGCTAGTAGATCAAcaagaaatggcaaaaaaatagaCCTTATTTTTTcccatgaaataaaatacatcagctAACATGACCTTTGTG includes:
- the si:ch211-215i13.3 gene encoding brain and acute leukemia cytoplasmic protein, which encodes MIFPMGCGGSRADAIIEPRYHESWTRETESTWLTNTDVETPLSVANSKALEASLREKRMVNTGTQCGKQALTTTTSISTSTTSTTTTGSNHQRRPRRSLSDQTTRDSKRRASKEANALSKDGQSVNINGSGDAEPGNVCDER